DNA sequence from the Oreochromis niloticus isolate F11D_XX linkage group LG8, O_niloticus_UMD_NMBU, whole genome shotgun sequence genome:
ggcacaactgtaaacctaccaagacaaggccgaccacctaaactcacaggccgaacaaggagagcgctgatcagaaatgcagccaagaggcccatggtgactctggacgagctgcagagatctacagctcaggtgggggaatctgtccataggacaactattagtcgtgcattgcacaaagttggcctttatggaagagtggcaagaagaaagccattgttaacagaaaaccataagaagtcccgtttgcagtttgccacaagccatgtgggggacacagcaaacatgtggaagaaggtgctctggtcagatgagaccaaaatggaactttttggccaaaatgcaaaacgctatgtgtggcggaaaactaacactgcaaatcactctgaacacaccatccccactgtcaaatatggtggtggcagcatcatgctctgggggtgcttctcttcagcagggacagggaagctggtcagagttgatgggaagatggatggagccaaatacagggcaatcttggaagaaaacctcttggagtctgcaaaagacttgagactggggcggaggttcaccttccagcaggacaacgaccctaaacataaagccagggcaacaatggaatggtttaaaacaaaacatatccatgtgttagaatggcccagtcaaagtccagatctaaatccaatcgagaatctgtggcaagatctgaaaactgctgttcacaaacgctgtccatctaatctgactgagctggagctgttttgcaaagaagaatgggcaaggatttcagtctctagatgtgcaaagctggtagagacataccctaaaagactggcagctgtaattgcagcaaaaggtggttctacaaagtattgactcaggggcctgaataattacgcacaccccacttgtcagttatttatttgtaaaaaatgtttggaatcatgtatgattttcgttccacttctcacgtgtacaccactttgtattggtctttcacgtggaattccaataaaattgattcatgtttgtggctgtaatgtgacaaaatgtggaaaagttcaagggggccgaatacttttgcaagccacagtaatttccttagggattaagaaagtattctgattcttaatgtttcaggatgacctgccattatccaatgacacatctgcttacctgtatcttttgctcgtttttccttgtaggagccataattaaatgtactgaattttaatgatcactgggttttcatttgtttggttgctatggtgatgtgtaacgggagtcacgtgggtgctagcggtgacattaagagggcgttgtcagtctgtctttcactggtttgattttgacagagcagggctgggtagctgtagtttttgttgaccgcagcacaacgagtttctccttgttgcattagagcctgtgatgttttaagagtttgaatcgcgagccgatcacattgctctgtaaactttttaagcactttaataaacaagcaagcaattccacctcttgcattattgcgtaaagttgacagcgcgtcaggcaaataggcaggctcagtcccccggcactcctcctcttcttttctctttttttaaactttaaaaacgggttgtgtgtgagactttaaatcaacaaaatataaaatatacattttaaattgttattgaccccgagtcctaaagtgtatatttatttttttactcttaaatatttattgttcgtttacttgcactgctgtaacaggagcctcgtcgtctcgtctctctatatactggactgtatgtagcggagatgacaataaagtttactctgacttcagcagcgagcaggcgcaccgagggctctcgcgctcacttttcgcgtatagaattttgaaaaaacatcggtgcaaattataagtctgtatcataatgtctggtgtttttgtgtttgttgttttgtttttattttgttttattttgcgagttggtaatttttgctgctccagccagccagagaatcccccgccgccccgccctctcctccctgtgccgcaagcagcaggcgcacctcgcaaacggagggcgcccttactcccagcaaatgggcgatagaaaaccgatcggtgcctatgccattcccaatatgcgctggcagcatgagtacgagcaatttttttttttttgccgatgcccgtgatgccgcccccaccacgataccgccccgggcaaccgcccgtgtcgcccgtatctaaaaccgctactgcctgGCGGTACAGGTGATTAGGGAAGGCCACGGTGACCTCCACTTCAGTGGTGTTAGTGACGTTTTTAGCCTGAAACACATTGAGTGTTTTAGTCATCAGATGCTAAAGTGAAATAATTctaaaactatttaaataacGAATCAACtaatattaaaacattaaaacacttACCATGGTATCAAGTAGATTCAGAGTTTCTTCGTTGTGCTGTCTGAATTTATGATCCATCCATCTGCAGCTTAGCGAGGAGCCTTCAGTGGACAGAGCAAGAAACAGGCAAGCAAAGAGAATCCtgttcagcatttttaaaaGGTATAAACTTCCTTTGTATGAAGCAAATGTCTCCCGGTGTTCTGATGGAGCAGACCTGCAGCGCCGCATTTATAGCAGAGcgaaaatatttcattttctataTACCTGGGAAACCCGCAGGTGGATAAGATATCCGAAGTTATAAGGGTTAAAAGTTAGTTGACATCATTATGAGGATTCCTGGAGATACACATCCATTTGAACACCTAAGAAACATGACGACAAACACAACTCACGACTGATGATTTTATTTGTAACCATAACGTGTATAGGTTTACCTTTTGATATAGTTAACGTGTTACAGGGATATTAATGCTGCTTTGAGGACATTTAAGTCTATTATGTCAAGAAACGGGCATGTGGCAGGCAGAGAGTGGACCCACATGCATGAATAGGTGACGAAACAAAACTGATCAGATCACAGGTCAGACATATGTTAACGATAACGTCATTGCAAGTACTACAGGTGCTGGAttgcttttcttgtttgtttgtttgtttgttttgttttgctgaggGGGGcttttttcaattatttttatttcagactCATTCAGAATCGGAGCAGATGAAGACTCCTGGTTTGCCCTCCACTATTGGTCACATGAGGCCAACACAAATACATCacaactgatttacaagtacagcaGAAGTGCAAGCTGTTTAATAATGAACAAACTGCTAAAAAAGCTAAATGAAGGCCACATGAAATGATGCAATGATGCAATGAACCAAGGTAAATACACCTGCTCTTCCATACCTGCGCCCATTCTTCACCCACGTGGCAGCCGCTTTCATTTTCCTCGgtaaagagaaaacaaatacCCAAAGTGGAAGCTGTAATTTACGAGTATCACCTATAGGCGGCGTAGAGTTTCTATTTGTAACAAGTGTCACCTGGCAGTTTGCTGGCTTCCGCCGTGTGATTGGCAGAGGAACTTGAACAGGTAGTAGGTGTGTGAGGTGAGGTCAGCGCTCTTCTGTGGGAAGTTCTAGAGACAATTAACTCACTCTGGTGCGAGTGGGTATGTTGTTCGTGTGAAGTTTTAATGGTGTTCAAGCTCTAGATCGACTGCGCGCGATCGATATTCTGTTGTTGTGATGCCTCTGCagttaattttttctttttgattgatttgtaATTTCTTTTGGTTAGTCCGTCCAGCCATAAAGACTGTTATGAATGAAGGGCGGACTAACCTCtctcgtttttatttttatctttccgtttatttatttgtgccaCTTCCCTTTTATAAATCCAGACTGCAGGTCACGCATATCGCTGATTCCCAGCTGTGCTGAGACCAGAACTGTTTGCAGTGCGTGCCCACTGGTAAATGGACTGTTGCAAATGGATTGCAGTGTCTCTAAACTGGGTGTGACGGTTTGCAGTGTAGTGTTATTTGCTCGCACCTTTGGTTTGATGGGTCTCATGTGCAGCTGGAATCTtagtaaaatatgttttaagtCCTGTCTGGGAATGAATGGGAAATGTATGTTTAATTGATGGAATAAATACATTATACATTTATctctttgtcattttatttgacACCTTAGTGCTCTGTTACATATTGTTGTAGACGCCACAAGACTTTCTGTTCTCCGTTCACAGCTCCTGCCCTGCTTTTCAAGACTTTTCATAACACACTGCAACTTATATGACCAGTAGGCTATAtttggctttttatttatttcagaacctgaaaaaacaaacttaaatcaCTCTATactcttttcttctcttctttatTCAACCCTActtgaaactgaaagcaaacgTGCGTAAGGTGCGTCAATGACGTTTGGTACACATCCGCTTTCATTCTATTTGATCATGAGTGACGAAAAACTGTGTTCGACGTtggctgttttcattttttaactttttttttttttttaactgccatTAATGCCTTGCTACCCGCAAAGAAGGTGAATACTGCCTGCAAAACATTACTGTAAATCTCCAACCTTCAACTTTCcaatataaaataatgtaagAAAGAATTTCggataaacaaaatgaaaatgatgttataaatctttttgttttgttttgttttgttgttttttttttaactttctagTTGATTAGAAAATGAAATTCTTGCACTCTGCTATAAATGAAGCGCTGGAGGTTTGCTCCATCAGAACACCAGGAGACCTGAGAGTTTGCTTCACACTAAGGAAATttctacatttttcaaaaatgatcAGCAGGATTTTCATCGCTTGCCTGTTTCTCGGGATGTACAGTACGGGCTCCTCGCTAAGTTGCAAATGGATTGTAAAACATCCAGGCAACGAAATGAGTCAATTCAGTCTGTACAACGAAATAGCTTTAGGTCGACTTCATATGATGGTGAGTGCACTTCTTTGCATAATGTTTAATATGGTATTGATTTAAATAGTTTGATTAGTTTCATGCATGTGATGTGTGTGCGTTTTGTGTGTGATGCAGATTACTAACACCACTAAGGATGCTGAAATTGAGCACAACGTAGCTTTCCCTAATCGACTGTATCGCCAGACGTCCAAAGCAACAGTAAGTCATCCCTAACTTTTTACAtaaagttgtttctttttttgttggaaGAACTGAAAGTGTCGTGATGGTAAATCTACAAAAGTTTGTCTTTACCTATATATAGACTATAGCTATTAAAAGGGTCGTAGGGATTCTCTCCCACAGAGCCAATGGAGTTGTCTATTATCACGACTCTGTCATAATTCCTGTGTATAATTCAAggacaaaaatacaaagaacTCATTTTCAACCATTTATTCCTGTGCAAAATAAGATATATCTGGGGAAATTTTCATTGCTGTGTGGATTCATGTTCTTTGACTTTCTAAGCCATCCATCTTCAAGTGTCACAAAAGTATTCCTATAGtaatctcttcttcttcttcttctccttcttcttccagGCTGAGGATAAACTGGCTTTCACAGTTCAGATTCTGAAGGAGCTGTCAGCCCTGTTTGAGAAGAATCGCAGCTCTGCACCATGGGAGGAGAACACAGTGGAGAACTTTCTCAATATTGTGAACAAACAGACTGAAGAGCTTCACTCCTGTGTAAGTTCACTTTCATtcgtttttgtaattttacgATGAATTCAGTCTCTATTATGTAAAAGACCTGACAACTGTGAATAAGTTAAAGTGGtgaatgatttatttaaatatattttgttttatttctcttgATTTACTTAGATTGGAAGCCACAGCAATACGACACAGAAGGGGCAACAGCTGTCTTTCAGGAGAGAAAAGTATTTCAAGAGACTCTTAAATGAAATCCTAAAGGAAAATGTAAGCCTGCATTATTTTTACTGAGCCTGTATTTAGATATGACAGATATTTCACCTCTGGTattttaataatgataatattgtTTTGTCTGTAGGGTTACAGTGCTGAAGCCTGGGAGAAGATCAGGAACATAACACAAGCCCATCTGAGACAATGTGAATTCCTGGTTGAAACTCTGGAAACTGCCCACTAAAACTTGTCTGTCggataaatttttaaaaatgtatttgtattttttaattggTTTAATTTATTTACTCTATTCATAATATTTacactattatttatttttaatatttgtgtatatttatttatttattgatttctgaaacatttccATACAGTAAACTAGAcatatttcatattattttatatGTTAAAGTCAATAAATATTTTCTTACCTCACAAATTGAAATATGTTGACTTTTCTATTCCTGAAATATCCAGAACAATTGTTATGCACTTATTTTTAATGAGTACAATCAAACATAGAAACATTGTCCAGAATTATATAGAAAGACTGGTTTGATTCTTCACAAAAGCTCTGATACCTCATATGGAGTGAGTATGAGCaccaagaccactttaaaaacttttgggggttttgaaactcccttttaaaaggaagaaacccgGCCACCTCTCCccgaacaccaaggcattcccaggtcAGCCTAGATATATAATCCCTCCAGCGTACGATGGATCTGCCCTGGTGCTTCATGCGGACAAAGCTCCTGCAGTGGTTGTATAAGGTTGAATGGCCTGTAGCAATTGGCCAGAAACCCCCAACTCCCAGAGCACATTCCACAGGACACTCTGAGGGACaaggtcgaatgccttctccaagtccacaaggcacatgtagactggttgggcaaactcccttGCACCCTCAAGTCGAGAGGATAAAAAGCTGGTCCAGGGTtccacgaccaggacgaaaactgcATTGTTCCTCTTGTATCCAAAGTTCGACTAATGGAcggactctcctttccagcactcTGGCATAGACTTTTCCAAGGAGGCTGAGGAATGTGATTCCCTATAGGTGGAACACATCCTTTggtcccccttcttaaagacgggaaccaccacccccgTCTGACAATCCAGAGGTACCGCGCTTGATCTCCACACAACATTGTAGAGGTATGTCAACCAAAACAGGCCTAcagcatccagagccttcaggagcTCAGGGTGAACCTCATCCACCCCCgaggctctgccaccaaggagttgtttaactagCTCAGTGACCTTACCCCTCCCTTCGTCCCCCGACTCTGCCAGTGGGATTAAgtaggtcctcgaagtattccgtCCACTTCCCAAAAATGTTGTCAGTTAAAGTCAGCAGTGCTCCACCTGCACTacacacagtgcaggtagagcatcGCTTTTCTCACCTGAGTTGCCGGACGGTTTggcagaatctcttcgaggtaGTCCCTAAGTCTTTTTCCGTGGCCTGCCCGAACTCCTGCCACTGGGTTGTAAACTCTGCCAGAGGTGTGAGTTGAAGATCTTGCGGACCGGGGCCTCTCCTAgcattcccagcacaccctcactatacATTTAGGTGTGCCAGGTCTGTCCAACATCCTCCCCCTTGTACACTGTGTGCTTTTTTATTCTAGTTCttgaaaaaattattttttttgtttcttaagcCACTGAAATCCGACCTTTGAGACATTCagcattaaaaagtaaataactCAAGGAATGAACCAGGGTTGTGTCTACACACAAGATTCAAAGAACCCATTTTAAATGGTAtatttaggcactttgttactagcacctgtcacaacaaagaaagaaagaaaaaatgatttGTTTGCAGGTTTTTTTAGTcgtatctaaaaaaaaaaaatgccaatgATAACAGTATTTTCCATCAACAAGATGATTTCCAATGAGCTATCAtcatcaaaaaacaaactactAAACAAAAACCAAGCAAACaataagaaacataaaaaatacagtacaaCCAATAAACTGTGCTTTATGAAAAACTGACTTAAGATAAgattagataagataagataagataagataagatgacctttattagtcccacaggtgggaaatttgtttcgttacagcaaaagtgcaaagttatgtagcagaaattagaaaacactggaatgcaataaaataaaataaaataccatatacaatagaataaaatagaataatatatacaatagaataaaatagaatgcaaatgctatatacaactgagtaagaaaatacaaaaatacaactttgtcagagaaagaattgcacatatagcagtcttattggacatgtgtggatgtgtgtgtttgatcagctgcaaaagtctttattgtggagtctgacagcagtggggaggaaagacctgcgaaatctctccgtcccgcaccgtgggtgccgcagcctgccgctgaaggagctgctcagtgctgtcacagtctcctgcatggggtgggagatgttgtccaacagggatgacagcttagccgccattctcctgtcactcaccacctccactgggtccagagggcatcctagaacagagctggcccttcggatcagcctgttcagtctcttcctgtccccagcagagatgctgccgccccagcagaccacaccataaaagatggctgaggccaccacagagtcatagaaggtcttcaggagtgggccctccactccaaacgacctgagtctccgcagcaggtacagcctactctgccctttcctgtagagggcgtctgagttatgagtccagtccagtttgtt
Encoded proteins:
- the LOC112841720 gene encoding interferon a3-like, whose product is MKFLHSAINEALEVCSIRTPGDLRVCFTLRKFLHFSKMISRIFIACLFLGMYSTGSSLSCKWIVKHPGNEMSQFSLYNEIALGRLHMMITNTTKDAEIEHNVAFPNRLYRQTSKATAEDKLAFTVQILKELSALFEKNRSSAPWEENTVENFLNIVNKQTEELHSCIGSHSNTTQKGQQLSFRREKYFKRLLNEILKENGYSAEAWEKIRNITQAHLRQCEFLVETLETAH